One segment of Colius striatus isolate bColStr4 chromosome 23, bColStr4.1.hap1, whole genome shotgun sequence DNA contains the following:
- the KCNJ1 gene encoding ATP-sensitive inward rectifier potassium channel 1, whose translation MFSYLQKRFSSHLRERSRRRARLVSKDGRCNIEFGNVEQSRFVFLIDIWTTILDLKWRYKMTIFISAFLGSWFLFGLLWYAVAYVHKDLPEFNPSTNHTPCVENINGLTSAFLFSLETQVTIGYGFRCVTEQCATAIFLLIFQSILGVIINSFMCGAILAKISRSKNRAKTITFSKNAVISKRGGKLCLLIRVANLRKSLLIGSHIYGKLLKTTITPEGETIILDQVNIEFVVDAGNENLFFISPLTIYHVIDKSSPFFHMAAETILQQDFELVVFLDGTVEATSATCQVRTSYIPEEVLWGYRFAPIVSKTKEGKYRVDFQNFSKTVAVETPHCAFCLYNEKEAKAKEKKGYDNPGFVLSEVSETSDTKM comes from the coding sequence ATGTTCAGCTACCTCCAGAAACGCTTCAGCAGCCACCTGAGAGAACGCAGCCGGCGAAGAGCGAGGCTGGTCTCCAAAGATGGAAGGTGCAACATCGAGTTTGGCAACGTCGAACAGTCAAGGTTTGTCTTTTTGATTGATATATGGACAACTATCCTGGATCTCAAGTGGAGGTACAAAATGACCATCTTCATTTCAGCCTTCTTAGGCAGCTGGTTTCTGTTTGGTCTCCTCTGGTACGCTGTGGCTTACGTACACAAAGACCTTCCAGAGTTCAATCCTTCCACAAATCACACTCCCTGCGTGGAGAACATCAACGGCCTGACTTcagctttcctcttctccttggAGACCCAGGTCACCATTGGTTATGGCTTCAGGTGTGTCACAGAGCAATGTGCCACTGCCATCTTCCTGCTCATCTTCCAGTCCATCTTAGGGGTGATCATCAATTCTTTCATGTGCGGTGCCATCTTAGCCAAGATCTCCAGATCCAAAAACAGGGCTAAGACCATCACCTTCAGCAAGAACGCTGTCATCAGCAAACGTGGAGGGAAGCTCTGCCTCCTTATCCGAGTGGCAAACCTCAGGAAGAGCCTCCTGATTGGGAGTCACATCTATGGGAAACTTCTCAAGACCACCATCACCCCAGAAGGAGAGACAATCATTTTGGACCAGGTCAACATAGAGTTTGTGGTTGATGCTGGCAACGAGAATCTCTTCTTTATCTCCCCGCTGACTATTTATCACGTCATAGATAAGAGCAGCCCCTTCTTCCACATGGCAGCAGAAACCATTCTGCAGCAGGATTTTGAACTGGTGGTGTTTTTGGATGGGACTGTTGAAGCAACAAGTGCTACCTGCCAAGTGAGGACATCCTACATCCCAGAAGAAGTACTCTGGGGTTATCGTTTCGCCCCCATTGTGTCCAAGACCAAAGAAGGGAAATACAGAGTAGACTTCCAGAACTTCAGCAAGACAGTAGCTGTGGAGACACCTCACTGTGCCTTCTGCCTCTACAACGAGAAAGAAGCTAAAgccaaagagaagaaaggttATGACAACCCTGGTTTTGTCTTATCGGAGGTTAGTGAAACCAGTGACACCAAAATGTAG